From Clostridiisalibacter paucivorans DSM 22131, one genomic window encodes:
- a CDS encoding M23 family metallopeptidase, which produces MDIKKIAKKVIIKKRFYIALFVFVIAIVISRLWISDIDVERNEDIEKSIESELNKDLEYKDNYTMADEFKYEKEDSVETRTDFKDNISAKDKVVQKSEAKKKEEHRDQSMVLPVNGKISVGYVKDKLIYSETLEQWTTHEGIDIESEEGIPVRAALDGQIEDIKNTNEMGIVITIDHGNELVTKYAYLSTDKMVKLGAKVKKGQVISGVGKAMGFEMHQGPHIHFEVIKDGNSVDPAKYLPIVKK; this is translated from the coding sequence ATGGATATAAAGAAAATTGCAAAAAAAGTGATAATAAAGAAAAGGTTCTATATTGCTTTGTTTGTTTTCGTTATAGCTATAGTTATCAGTAGATTATGGATTTCTGATATAGATGTTGAAAGAAATGAAGATATAGAGAAATCCATAGAGTCTGAACTAAATAAAGACTTAGAGTATAAAGATAATTATACTATGGCTGATGAGTTTAAATATGAAAAAGAAGACTCTGTTGAAACAAGAACTGATTTTAAAGATAATATTTCAGCAAAAGATAAGGTTGTACAAAAAAGTGAGGCCAAGAAAAAAGAAGAGCATAGGGATCAATCAATGGTTTTACCAGTAAATGGGAAAATATCGGTGGGATATGTAAAGGACAAGTTAATATACTCTGAAACATTGGAACAATGGACTACTCATGAAGGAATAGATATAGAGTCAGAAGAGGGAATACCTGTAAGGGCTGCATTAGATGGACAGATTGAAGACATAAAAAATACTAATGAAATGGGAATAGTTATAACTATAGACCATGGAAATGAATTGGTTACTAAATATGCATATTTATCTACTGATAAGATGGTTAAATTAGGAGCAAAGGTTAAGAAGGGTCAAGTTATAAGCGGAGTTGGAAAAGCGATGGGATTTGAAATGCATCAGGGACCCCATATTCACTTTGAAGTAATCAAAGATGGTAACAGTGTAGATCCAGCAAAATATTTACCTATTGTAAAGAAATGA
- the spoIIID gene encoding sporulation transcriptional regulator SpoIIID, with protein sequence MKDYIEERALEIANYIIREKATVRQTASIFGVSKSTVHKDVTERLPKINPLISVQVKKVLEKNKAERHIRGGKATKLKYETLKAE encoded by the coding sequence ATGAAAGATTACATAGAAGAAAGGGCACTGGAGATAGCAAACTATATAATAAGGGAAAAAGCCACAGTCAGACAAACTGCTAGTATTTTTGGAGTAAGTAAGAGTACAGTACACAAAGATGTCACCGAGCGTCTTCCCAAGATAAACCCTCTGATTTCAGTACAAGTAAAAAAAGTATTAGAAAAAAACAAAGCAGAAAGACATATAAGGGGAGGTAAGGCAACAAAATTAAAATATGAGACCCTTAAAGCAGAATAA
- a CDS encoding rod shape-determining protein — MRADMGIDLGTASVLVYIKGKGIVLQEPSVVAIDKNTDKLLAVGEEARMMLGRTPGNIVAIRPLKDGVISDYDITERMLKYFINKAAGRMLFRPRIIVCVPSGVTEVEKRAVVDASNQAGARKTYLIEEPIAAAIGAGLDITKPDGHMVIDSGGGTTDVAVISLGGIVVSQSIKIAGDKFDEAIVRYMRKKHNMMIGERTAEDLKINVGTAYPRAKENHMEVRGRNLISGLPRTIKISSNEMLEALKEPVAAIADAVHSVLEKTPPELAADISDKGMVMTGGGSLLYGLDRLISERTGIRTIIAEEAISCVAIGTGKSLDWLEMLETQKVNRKKRF; from the coding sequence ATGAGGGCAGATATGGGTATAGATTTAGGAACAGCCAGTGTACTTGTATATATAAAAGGAAAAGGAATAGTACTTCAGGAACCTTCAGTGGTTGCCATTGATAAAAATACAGACAAGCTATTGGCAGTTGGAGAAGAAGCACGAATGATGTTGGGAAGGACCCCAGGAAATATTGTAGCTATAAGACCATTAAAAGATGGTGTTATTTCTGATTATGATATAACTGAAAGAATGTTGAAGTATTTTATAAATAAAGCGGCAGGTAGAATGCTTTTTAGGCCTAGAATTATAGTTTGTGTTCCTAGCGGAGTAACAGAAGTAGAAAAGAGGGCTGTGGTAGATGCTAGTAATCAAGCTGGTGCAAGGAAGACATATCTTATAGAAGAACCCATAGCAGCTGCTATAGGTGCAGGATTAGATATAACAAAGCCAGATGGACATATGGTTATAGACTCTGGTGGAGGAACTACAGATGTTGCGGTTATATCCTTAGGGGGTATAGTTGTAAGTCAATCTATAAAAATAGCAGGAGATAAATTTGATGAAGCTATAGTAAGATATATGAGGAAAAAGCATAATATGATGATAGGTGAGAGAACAGCAGAAGATTTAAAGATCAATGTAGGTACTGCATATCCAAGGGCAAAAGAAAATCATATGGAAGTAAGGGGGAGGAATCTTATTTCAGGATTACCAAGAACTATAAAAATTTCATCTAATGAGATGTTGGAAGCCCTTAAAGAGCCTGTAGCAGCTATTGCTGATGCTGTGCACTCTGTACTTGAAAAAACTCCTCCTGAATTGGCTGCGGACATAAGTGATAAGGGTATGGTAATGACAGGTGGAGGATCTCTACTATATGGATTGGATAGACTTATAAGTGAAAGAACTGGCATTAGAACTATAATAGCAGAAGAGGCCATATCTTGTGTTGCAATAGGTACGGGAAAGTCTCTTGATTGGTTAGAGATGCTTGAAACTCAGAAGGTAAACAGGAAAAAGAGATTTTAA
- a CDS encoding flagellar hook-basal body protein — MNRGIYTLTTGLLHNQRRMDAISNNLANVNTTGYKKDRVVGESFPEVLLSRLHDRPDYEDQKAFDGIDVNREGDYYTLSTDVGYFKVNTPAGIGYSREVKFKVDEDGYLKTFYKDDTDLKTDGENYIMGSEGIVRVEDTNIEVTNEGHIMSNGQDMGNLLTFPPAHIIGTMGGGVRTDKVFVDFSQGDIINTGNNMDFAIKGDGFFKVSNQGEVLYTRDGSFTLNDFGELVTKEGYIVMGQDGPIQLQNQEFILDESGQVIQDNQVVDKLDIVELDNSEYLRKQGNNLYKCLDGVDPVETSFDGEVLIGYLETSNVNTVKAMVDMISAMRNYESNQRMIRTQDELLGKAVSEIGRV, encoded by the coding sequence GTGAATAGAGGTATATATACATTAACTACAGGGTTATTGCATAATCAGAGGAGAATGGATGCGATATCTAATAATTTAGCAAATGTAAATACTACAGGATATAAAAAAGATAGAGTAGTGGGGGAGTCTTTTCCAGAGGTGCTTTTGAGCAGATTACATGACAGACCAGATTATGAGGATCAAAAGGCATTTGATGGTATAGATGTGAATAGAGAAGGGGACTATTATACCCTTTCTACTGATGTAGGGTATTTTAAGGTAAATACTCCAGCTGGAATTGGCTATAGTAGAGAAGTAAAGTTTAAAGTGGATGAAGATGGATATTTAAAAACTTTTTATAAAGACGATACGGATTTAAAGACTGATGGTGAAAATTATATTATGGGTTCAGAGGGTATAGTAAGAGTAGAAGATACGAATATAGAAGTAACTAATGAAGGCCATATTATGTCTAATGGACAAGATATGGGAAATCTATTAACTTTTCCACCAGCCCATATCATAGGTACTATGGGTGGAGGTGTAAGAACTGATAAAGTTTTTGTAGACTTTAGTCAAGGAGATATAATAAATACTGGTAATAATATGGATTTTGCTATAAAGGGAGATGGCTTTTTTAAAGTTAGCAACCAAGGAGAAGTTTTATATACTAGAGATGGATCCTTTACTTTAAATGATTTTGGTGAGTTAGTAACTAAAGAAGGATATATTGTTATGGGACAAGATGGTCCTATACAGTTACAAAATCAGGAATTTATCTTAGATGAAAGTGGACAAGTTATACAAGATAACCAAGTAGTTGATAAATTAGATATAGTTGAATTAGACAATAGTGAGTATTTGAGAAAGCAAGGAAATAATTTATATAAGTGTTTAGATGGCGTAGACCCTGTGGAGACAAGCTTTGATGGAGAAGTTTTAATTGGATATTTAGAGACATCCAATGTAAATACTGTAAAAGCTATGGTTGATATGATTTCAGCTATGAGAAATTATGAATCAAACCAGCGTATGATAAGGACTCAAGATGAGTTGCTAGGTAAGGCTGTCAGTGAAATAGGCAGAGTTTAA
- the flgG gene encoding flagellar basal-body rod protein FlgG, protein MIRSLWTAATGMRAQQLNIDTISNNLANVNTTSYKGQRVEFKDLMYETIRKANITDDSGRPVNLEVGHGVMPSATARNFKNGSLIETQNPLDIAIDGEGFFAILPPNENEDQIMYTRDGSFKLSIDGDEGALVTSDGYYVLDEGDDYIIIEEGMEDINIDEMGFITAKDIDGDTVEIGRLRIVNFLNPEGLVSEGRNLYSTTVASGEPVEVDPEEMKGKVVQRYLEGSNVQIVEEMVKMITAQRAYEINSKSIQASDEMMQTANSLKR, encoded by the coding sequence ATGATTCGTTCATTATGGACTGCAGCTACAGGTATGAGGGCACAACAACTCAATATAGACACTATATCTAATAATTTGGCCAATGTAAATACCACTTCTTACAAGGGTCAAAGAGTGGAGTTTAAAGACTTAATGTATGAGACTATAAGAAAGGCAAATATAACAGATGATTCAGGAAGACCAGTAAATTTAGAGGTTGGACATGGTGTAATGCCTTCAGCTACTGCTAGGAATTTTAAAAACGGTAGTTTAATTGAAACTCAAAATCCTTTAGATATTGCTATAGATGGGGAAGGCTTTTTTGCTATACTACCTCCTAATGAAAATGAAGACCAGATTATGTATACAAGAGATGGTAGTTTTAAATTAAGTATAGATGGTGATGAAGGGGCATTAGTTACCTCTGATGGCTATTATGTATTAGATGAAGGTGATGATTACATAATTATAGAGGAAGGCATGGAAGATATAAATATAGACGAAATGGGATTTATAACTGCAAAGGATATAGATGGAGACACTGTTGAGATTGGCAGACTCAGAATAGTTAATTTTTTGAATCCTGAAGGTCTTGTAAGTGAAGGAAGAAACCTTTATAGTACAACTGTAGCATCGGGAGAGCCTGTTGAAGTAGACCCAGAGGAGATGAAAGGGAAGGTAGTTCAGAGGTATCTGGAAGGCTCAAATGTTCAAATAGTTGAAGAGATGGTAAAGATGATTACTGCTCAGAGGGCATATGAAATAAATTCTAAGTCTATTCAAGCATCGGATGAAATGATGCAAACAGCAAATAGTTTAAAGAGATAA
- a CDS encoding rod-binding protein, protein MDITNLNSNIQTQEYMKNNSIDKKIETAKRYNNDKELLSACKEFESIFLNMMMKEMRDTVPEAGFMKKSMGKDVFEDMYFDEISKEVSNKGQGIGLAKMLYEQMKGIK, encoded by the coding sequence ATGGATATAACCAATTTAAATTCAAATATACAAACTCAAGAATATATGAAAAATAATTCTATTGATAAAAAGATAGAGACAGCTAAGAGGTATAATAATGACAAGGAATTATTAAGTGCATGTAAAGAATTCGAGTCCATATTTTTAAATATGATGATGAAAGAAATGAGAGATACTGTTCCTGAAGCAGGGTTTATGAAGAAGAGTATGGGCAAAGATGTTTTTGAAGATATGTATTTTGATGAGATATCTAAAGAGGTATCAAATAAAGGCCAGGGAATAGGTTTGGCTAAAATGTTATATGAGCAGATGAAGGGAATAAAATAA
- a CDS encoding AEC family transporter, whose amino-acid sequence MNLDLIMNQMMVLFILLFVGFSIRKKGIVSKNIEKGLSDLMIYITLPALIITSMSYKFSKSMFNNSLLILLIGFFLYIFMVLVSIAFIKGFHTKDPYKRGVYQFIVIFGNVGFMGYPLVQVIFGDIGVFYAAVYNFWFNLLMWTLGVVLVKPEAEGKIELKTLMNPGVIAIVLGFLLFVFSIKLPKPIYQSLEMLGAMTTPIAMIVVGSMLTEANFSMIFKNKTLLFASITRLIIIPVFIILALYFIELPFVIKGVLILVSSMPTAANAAIFSRKFNSDYRLASQGVFLTTLMGIVTIPLIVYLLTLFQY is encoded by the coding sequence TTGAATCTAGATCTAATAATGAATCAGATGATGGTATTATTTATTTTATTATTTGTAGGATTTAGTATAAGGAAAAAGGGGATAGTTTCCAAAAACATAGAAAAGGGTCTGTCTGATTTAATGATATATATTACATTACCAGCATTGATAATTACATCAATGAGCTATAAATTTTCTAAAAGTATGTTTAATAATAGCTTATTAATATTGCTTATAGGCTTCTTTTTATATATATTTATGGTGTTAGTATCTATTGCATTTATTAAGGGTTTTCATACAAAGGACCCTTATAAAAGGGGAGTATATCAATTTATTGTAATATTTGGCAATGTGGGTTTTATGGGATATCCATTGGTACAAGTTATATTTGGAGATATAGGAGTATTTTATGCTGCTGTATATAATTTTTGGTTTAATTTATTGATGTGGACATTAGGTGTTGTACTGGTGAAGCCTGAAGCTGAAGGAAAAATAGAGCTAAAGACGTTAATGAATCCAGGGGTAATAGCTATAGTATTAGGATTTTTGTTATTTGTGTTTTCTATCAAATTACCAAAGCCTATATATCAAAGTTTAGAAATGTTAGGTGCTATGACTACACCTATAGCTATGATTGTAGTTGGGTCAATGTTAACAGAGGCAAATTTTAGCATGATATTTAAGAATAAAACCTTATTGTTTGCATCCATAACTAGGCTAATAATAATTCCAGTATTTATAATTTTAGCACTTTATTTTATAGAATTACCTTTTGTTATAAAAGGGGTTTTAATACTAGTTAGTTCTATGCCAACTGCAGCCAATGCAGCAATATTTTCAAGGAAATTTAATTCTGATTATAGACTGGCATCTCAAGGAGTGTTTTTAACAACCCTTATGGGTATAGTGACTATTCCATTGATAGTTTATTTATTGACTCTATTTCAATATTAA
- a CDS encoding alpha/beta fold hydrolase, with protein MAYFLTSDNVKLYYEEHGEGKPLVLIHGWSCSHKFFKFQIDELAKHYRVIAYDLRGHGISEVPDFGVNIPKYAQDLKDLIEHLDLKDVSLVGWSMGTTITFEYIKQFGCDNLNKLCFIDMTPKLITDESWPHGLYSDFSHTANLEILETMNKGWEEFSKIFVPGIFAKSGCKDKELLDWSFEEALKNSEDIMIRMWISMSYQNYLDLLSKISVPVLITYGEESMLYSAKNSEYMAEKIPDAKVLPFPVCGHGLHLEKPEMFNENLIEFLG; from the coding sequence ATGGCATATTTTTTAACCAGCGACAATGTTAAACTTTACTATGAAGAACATGGAGAAGGAAAGCCATTAGTACTTATCCACGGATGGTCTTGTAGTCACAAATTCTTTAAATTTCAAATTGATGAATTAGCTAAACACTATAGAGTTATCGCTTATGATTTAAGAGGACACGGTATATCTGAAGTTCCTGATTTTGGTGTTAATATACCTAAATATGCTCAAGACCTAAAGGATCTAATTGAACACCTTGACCTTAAAGATGTTTCACTAGTAGGATGGTCCATGGGAACAACTATAACTTTTGAATATATAAAACAATTTGGATGTGACAATCTAAATAAATTATGCTTTATAGATATGACCCCTAAACTAATAACTGATGAATCTTGGCCTCATGGTCTTTACAGTGACTTTAGTCATACTGCAAACCTTGAAATATTAGAAACCATGAACAAGGGATGGGAAGAATTCTCAAAGATATTTGTCCCGGGTATATTTGCTAAATCTGGATGTAAAGATAAAGAATTATTAGACTGGTCCTTTGAAGAGGCATTAAAAAATTCTGAAGATATAATGATTAGAATGTGGATCTCTATGAGTTACCAAAATTACTTAGATCTTTTGTCTAAAATCTCAGTGCCTGTCCTTATCACATATGGTGAAGAAAGTATGTTATATTCTGCTAAAAATAGCGAATATATGGCTGAGAAAATACCAGATGCCAAAGTTTTACCATTCCCCGTATGCGGTCATGGACTTCATTTAGAAAAACCAGAGATGTTTAATGAAAATCTTATAGAATTTTTAGGATAG
- a CDS encoding DUF969 domain-containing protein, which yields MIKLIGVLIIVIGFILKLDTIAVVLVAGITTGLVSGLDITEILSTLGNAFINTRYMSLFLVTLPVIGILERYGLKERAANIIKNIKSASAGRVIILYTLIRELAAALSLRLGGHVQFIRPLVLPMAQGAAELNYEDLGEEEIEIIKGYSAAAENYGNFFGQNVFIAAGGVLLIVGTLEELGIKVIPLDVAKASIPVAIIALIYAVIQNYLLDRRLNNRLKRR from the coding sequence GTGATTAAATTAATAGGTGTACTTATAATCGTTATTGGATTCATATTGAAATTGGATACTATAGCAGTAGTACTTGTCGCAGGGATAACTACAGGTCTTGTAAGTGGATTGGATATAACAGAGATATTATCAACTTTAGGAAATGCATTTATAAATACTAGATATATGTCTTTGTTTTTAGTTACCCTTCCTGTAATAGGAATATTAGAAAGGTATGGACTTAAGGAAAGGGCAGCTAATATAATCAAGAATATAAAATCTGCCTCAGCCGGAAGGGTCATTATACTTTATACGTTGATAAGGGAATTAGCAGCAGCCCTTTCATTGAGATTGGGAGGACATGTACAATTTATAAGACCGTTGGTATTACCCATGGCTCAGGGAGCAGCAGAACTTAATTATGAGGATTTAGGAGAAGAAGAAATAGAGATTATCAAAGGTTATTCTGCAGCAGCAGAAAATTATGGAAACTTTTTTGGTCAGAATGTATTTATAGCAGCAGGAGGAGTGTTGTTGATAGTGGGAACGTTGGAGGAATTGGGCATAAAAGTAATTCCATTGGATGTGGCTAAGGCATCTATTCCAGTGGCTATTATAGCCCTTATATATGCTGTTATCCAGAATTATTTATTGGATAGAAGACTAAATAATAGGCTAAAGAGGAGGTAA
- a CDS encoding DUF979 domain-containing protein — protein MKNILLEGLYIMAGLVSLVTAYMAFTDKKHPTRLGTSLFWGLLSVIFIVGKYIPAVIVGIILLFMGLLTAFKQVKFGSQVNSDEKFREEKSKLIGNKIFIPALSIAVVAFGIAQFTELEGLVGLGFGAITATIIALGMTKANPKYVGYDGSRLLQQVGSASILPQLLAALGALFNAAGVGQIISEGISGVISEGNVLAGVVAYCLGMAIFTMIMGNAFAAFTVITAGIGIPFVYSQGANPAIAGSLALTAGYCGTLMTPMAANFNIVPAAILETKNKNRVIISQIPFAIILLLTHIALMYILAF, from the coding sequence ATGAAAAATATCTTATTAGAAGGGCTTTATATAATGGCAGGGTTAGTTTCTTTAGTTACGGCATATATGGCATTTACTGATAAAAAACATCCTACAAGACTGGGAACATCTTTATTTTGGGGATTATTATCTGTAATATTTATTGTGGGAAAATATATACCTGCTGTAATAGTAGGAATCATATTGTTATTTATGGGATTACTTACTGCATTTAAACAGGTTAAATTTGGTAGTCAGGTAAACTCCGATGAAAAATTCAGAGAAGAAAAATCGAAGCTAATAGGTAATAAAATATTTATTCCTGCCCTTAGTATAGCAGTTGTGGCATTTGGAATAGCTCAGTTTACAGAATTAGAAGGCTTAGTAGGGTTAGGTTTTGGGGCTATTACAGCAACAATTATAGCTTTGGGTATGACCAAGGCAAATCCAAAGTATGTTGGATATGATGGTAGTAGATTGTTACAACAAGTAGGATCAGCTAGTATATTGCCCCAATTATTAGCAGCATTGGGTGCATTATTTAATGCTGCTGGTGTAGGCCAAATAATATCTGAAGGTATATCAGGAGTTATATCAGAGGGAAATGTATTGGCTGGTGTAGTAGCATATTGTTTGGGTATGGCTATATTTACTATGATAATGGGAAATGCATTTGCAGCATTTACTGTGATAACAGCAGGGATAGGTATTCCCTTTGTATATTCACAAGGAGCAAATCCAGCTATAGCAGGCTCTTTAGCTCTTACAGCGGGCTATTGTGGTACCCTTATGACTCCTATGGCTGCTAACTTTAATATAGTTCCAGCGGCTATATTGGAGACTAAGAATAAAAATAGGGTAATAATAAGCCAGATACCCTTTGCTATAATTTTGTTGTTAACTCATATAGCACTTATGTATATATTAGCTTTTTAA